Proteins from a genomic interval of Salinarchaeum sp. Harcht-Bsk1:
- a CDS encoding mannonate dehydratase produces the protein MVELALVLPPEPDERWELAKQVGVDTAVVHALEIGDDSTAWNHDTLQGMQNWFENDGIEIGVIEGSVPVTDTTRLGLEGRDAEIAEFKQFLRDCGDLGIDTICYDWMAGIRWARTNVHVEARGGSLTSEYDAADMPGTSPHEAADVTHEELWENLEYFLEEVVPVAEEAGVKLGLHPDDPPREEVKGIPRIVNSVEAYDRVLDVVDSEYNGVTFCQGNFAAMGVDVPETIRHFGDRINFAHFRDVRGDEDAFVETWHDEGPTDMLAVMEAYDEVGFDGPIRPDHVPTMAGEDNSNPGYHTKGRLWAIGYMRGLLESVESN, from the coding sequence ATGGTCGAACTCGCCCTCGTGCTGCCGCCAGAGCCCGACGAACGCTGGGAGCTCGCCAAGCAAGTCGGCGTCGACACCGCCGTCGTCCACGCCCTCGAGATCGGCGACGACTCGACGGCGTGGAACCACGACACGCTCCAGGGGATGCAGAACTGGTTCGAGAACGACGGCATCGAGATCGGCGTGATCGAGGGGTCGGTGCCGGTCACCGACACGACCCGCCTCGGCCTCGAGGGGCGCGATGCCGAGATCGCCGAGTTCAAACAGTTCCTCCGGGATTGCGGCGACCTCGGCATCGACACGATCTGCTACGACTGGATGGCCGGCATCCGCTGGGCGCGGACGAACGTCCACGTCGAGGCCCGCGGCGGCTCGCTGACGAGCGAGTACGACGCGGCCGACATGCCGGGCACCTCGCCCCACGAGGCCGCCGACGTCACCCACGAGGAACTCTGGGAGAATCTGGAGTACTTCCTCGAGGAGGTCGTCCCGGTCGCCGAGGAGGCGGGCGTGAAGCTCGGGCTCCACCCCGACGACCCGCCACGCGAGGAGGTCAAGGGGATCCCGCGGATCGTGAACTCGGTCGAAGCCTACGATCGCGTGCTCGACGTCGTCGACTCGGAGTACAACGGTGTCACGTTCTGCCAGGGCAACTTCGCGGCGATGGGCGTGGACGTTCCCGAGACGATCCGGCACTTCGGCGACCGCATCAACTTCGCGCACTTCCGCGACGTCCGCGGCGACGAGGACGCCTTCGTCGAGACCTGGCACGACGAGGGGCCGACGGACATGCTCGCCGTGATGGAGGCCTACGACGAGGTCGGCTTCGACGGCCCGATCCGCCCCGATCACGTGCCGACGATGGCCGGCGAGGACAACTCCAACCCCGGCTACCACACCAAGGGCCGGCTCTGGGCGATCGGATACATGCGCGGGTTGCTGGAGTCCGTCGAGTCGAACTGA